One window of Thermoanaerobaculia bacterium genomic DNA carries:
- a CDS encoding pre-peptidase C-terminal domain-containing protein, with the protein MRAVDDDNGNLTDGTPHGGALGAAFNRHGIACTTDTGWNTTFAGVTPPAVPALTVTAGNNSAALSWSGSTGVYDIYRNEAGCSAGFTKAANDVSGSSYNDTAVANGVTYYYQVVAQPSGNEAAASAPSTCRSVTPAGGSCTPPAAPTGVAATSSSQTAASVSWTASSGATSYSISRSTTSGGPYTAVGSSAASPFSNTGLTCNTTYYYVVSASNGSCSSGNSTQASVTTAACTPGGTTLTNGVPVTGISGAAASQQSWTMAVPAGASNLVFQTSGGTGDADMYVRFGSAPTLTTYDCRPYASGNAETCTFAAPGTGTYYVMLNGYSAYSGLSLVGSYSTGGGGCTATTEVEANNSRTAPQAISGACNQISGNFTNDASSNQNDYFRLSLPAGATVTALLNGLTVDYDLYIYNSTGGSAVASSTAGGSTAETASWKNTGTSAINVYVRVYRYSATKTTYQLKVSY; encoded by the coding sequence ATGCGCGCCGTGGATGACGACAACGGCAATCTGACCGACGGCACGCCGCACGGCGGCGCTCTCGGCGCGGCGTTCAACCGGCACGGCATCGCCTGCACCACCGACACCGGCTGGAACACGACCTTCGCCGGCGTGACGCCGCCCGCCGTCCCGGCCCTCACGGTGACCGCCGGCAACAACTCGGCGGCGCTCTCGTGGAGCGGCTCGACCGGCGTCTACGACATCTATCGCAATGAAGCCGGCTGCAGCGCCGGCTTCACCAAGGCGGCGAACGACGTCAGTGGTTCGAGCTACAACGACACTGCGGTCGCCAACGGCGTCACCTATTACTACCAGGTCGTCGCGCAGCCTTCGGGCAACGAGGCCGCGGCCTCGGCGCCGTCGACCTGCCGCTCCGTGACCCCGGCTGGCGGAAGCTGCACGCCGCCGGCGGCGCCGACCGGCGTCGCGGCGACCTCGTCGAGCCAGACCGCGGCGAGCGTCTCCTGGACGGCCTCTTCGGGTGCGACCTCGTATTCGATCTCGCGTTCGACCACCAGCGGCGGACCGTACACTGCGGTCGGCTCCTCGGCGGCGAGCCCGTTCTCGAACACCGGACTCACCTGCAACACGACGTACTACTACGTGGTCTCGGCCTCGAACGGCAGCTGCTCTTCGGGAAACTCGACGCAGGCATCCGTGACCACCGCGGCCTGTACCCCGGGCGGGACGACGCTCACGAACGGCGTGCCGGTCACCGGCATCTCCGGTGCTGCGGCGAGCCAGCAGAGCTGGACGATGGCCGTGCCTGCGGGCGCCTCCAACCTGGTCTTCCAGACCTCGGGCGGCACCGGCGACGCGGACATGTACGTTCGCTTCGGCTCGGCTCCGACCCTCACGACCTATGACTGCCGCCCGTACGCCTCCGGCAACGCCGAGACCTGCACCTTCGCAGCGCCGGGCACGGGCACCTACTACGTCATGCTGAACGGGTACTCGGCTTACTCGGGTCTGTCGCTGGTCGGCAGCTACAGCACCGGCGGGGGCGGTTGCACGGCGACCACCGAGGTCGAAGCGAACAACAGCCGCACGGCGCCGCAGGCGATCTCCGGGGCTTGCAACCAGATCTCGGGCAACTTCACCAACGACGCTTCGTCGAACCAGAACGACTACTTCCGCCTCTCGCTGCCGGCGGGAGCGACGGTCACGGCGCTGCTCAACGGCCTGACGGTCGACTATGACCTCTACATCTACAACTCGACCGGTGGCAGCGCGGTGGCAAGCTCGACGGCCGGCGGCTCGACCGCCGAGACGGCGAGCTGGAAGAACACCGGTACTTCGGCGATCAACGTCTACGTCCGGGTCTATCGCTACTCCGCAACCAAGACGACTTATCAGCTGAAGGTCAGCTACTGA
- a CDS encoding sulfatase-like hydrolase/transferase: MTRRTRLRLAAPPAPLVPQALLVLLVLLVCPLAGAAVAVADAPTPTASPALPPGRPNIVLVTLDTTRADHLGSAGWAHAATPNLDALARRGLRFERCDSSAPVTLPAHATILSGLFPPRHGVRDNGTFVLAPGVATLAELLTQAGYDTAAVVSAVVLARRHGLDQGFRIYDDDLGAGSSAGTQVEERQAEATTSAALAHLAGLRPPYFLWVHYYDPHEEYRPPTRFADAASGPHRLYDGEIAYMDSEIGRLLQALPQATVVAAVGDHGEMLGEHGELTHGVLPFAAARRVPLMLAGPGVPAAAVSDCLARTADLVPTLLALAGVEVPPGLDGESLLTSGPGADCSRVAYSESFLPYYAYKWYPLRTLSDGRALFLQAPRPGLFRLDRDPGETNDLAAAEPELLRLWGTRLERLLAAAGERLEEAQAPQATLDEEQRRQLASLGYLSGAGAASGGVGDLPDPRQRVGIAQALHTAAARIQQGGCAEVLRELERIVREDPHNFPALALSGQCLRDAGRHADALRLYERAAQENPASAVPVANVAGSLLQLGRLAEAEREFRHALALDPSEGDSAANLARLLRDSGRGAEALAILDRTIAAGGTSTQLFLERGSMRATAGRLEEALADFREAVRRAPTDPLALENAARALFALGRLQEAALSYETLARLQPNRADVWKTLVALYLETGAVAEVERCARQALRVETVPEDRARLEELLSGLATAP, translated from the coding sequence ATGACCCGACGAACGCGCCTCCGGCTCGCGGCACCGCCGGCACCTCTGGTACCCCAGGCACTCCTGGTGCTTCTGGTACTGCTGGTCTGTCCTCTCGCGGGGGCCGCGGTCGCGGTCGCCGATGCTCCCACGCCCACCGCGTCCCCGGCGCTCCCGCCGGGCCGTCCGAACATCGTCCTCGTCACCCTCGACACGACGCGCGCCGACCATCTCGGGAGCGCCGGATGGGCCCATGCGGCGACGCCGAACCTGGACGCGCTCGCCCGACGCGGACTGCGCTTCGAGCGCTGTGACAGCTCGGCCCCCGTCACCCTGCCGGCGCACGCCACCATCCTCTCCGGGCTCTTTCCACCCCGCCACGGTGTGCGCGACAACGGCACCTTCGTCCTCGCGCCCGGCGTGGCGACGCTGGCCGAGCTCCTGACGCAGGCCGGCTACGACACCGCGGCCGTGGTCTCGGCGGTGGTGCTGGCGCGCCGGCACGGGCTGGACCAGGGCTTCCGGATCTACGACGATGACCTCGGCGCAGGGAGCTCGGCGGGCACCCAGGTCGAGGAGCGGCAGGCCGAAGCGACGACCTCGGCAGCTCTGGCGCATCTCGCCGGGCTGCGGCCACCCTACTTCCTCTGGGTGCACTATTACGACCCGCACGAGGAGTACCGGCCGCCGACCCGTTTCGCCGACGCCGCGAGCGGACCGCATCGTCTCTACGACGGCGAGATCGCCTACATGGACAGCGAGATCGGGCGGCTTCTCCAGGCCCTCCCGCAGGCGACGGTCGTGGCCGCGGTCGGCGACCATGGCGAGATGCTCGGCGAGCACGGCGAGTTGACGCACGGCGTGCTGCCGTTTGCCGCGGCGCGCCGGGTGCCATTGATGCTCGCGGGTCCCGGAGTCCCTGCGGCTGCGGTTTCGGACTGCCTGGCACGCACCGCGGACCTCGTTCCGACGCTGCTCGCGCTCGCCGGGGTCGAAGTCCCTCCGGGCCTCGACGGCGAGTCGCTCCTCACCTCCGGGCCGGGGGCGGACTGCAGCCGCGTCGCCTACTCCGAGAGCTTCCTGCCCTACTACGCCTACAAGTGGTATCCGCTGCGCACCCTCTCCGACGGCCGCGCACTCTTCCTCCAGGCGCCGCGGCCAGGGCTCTTCCGGCTCGACAGGGATCCGGGCGAGACGAACGATCTCGCCGCCGCCGAACCGGAGCTCCTGCGGCTCTGGGGGACGCGGCTCGAACGCCTGCTGGCTGCGGCCGGGGAGAGACTCGAAGAGGCGCAGGCGCCGCAAGCGACGCTGGACGAGGAGCAACGGCGCCAGCTCGCCAGCCTCGGCTATCTCTCCGGCGCCGGAGCGGCGAGCGGAGGGGTCGGCGATCTTCCGGATCCGCGGCAGCGGGTGGGGATCGCGCAGGCACTCCACACCGCCGCGGCGCGAATCCAGCAGGGCGGCTGCGCCGAGGTGCTGCGGGAGCTCGAACGCATCGTGCGCGAGGATCCGCACAACTTCCCGGCGCTCGCGCTCTCGGGACAGTGCCTGCGCGACGCCGGCCGGCACGCCGATGCGCTGCGCCTCTACGAGCGGGCAGCGCAGGAGAACCCCGCTTCCGCCGTGCCGGTGGCGAACGTCGCCGGGAGTCTTCTGCAACTCGGGCGGCTCGCCGAGGCCGAGCGGGAGTTCCGGCATGCCCTGGCGCTCGACCCGAGCGAAGGCGACTCGGCCGCGAACCTGGCGCGCCTGCTGCGCGACAGCGGCCGCGGCGCGGAGGCGCTCGCGATTCTCGATCGCACGATCGCCGCTGGCGGCACCTCGACGCAACTCTTCCTCGAACGCGGCTCGATGCGGGCGACGGCCGGGCGGCTGGAGGAGGCTCTGGCGGACTTCCGCGAGGCGGTGCGCCGCGCGCCGACCGACCCGCTGGCGCTCGAGAACGCCGCCCGCGCGCTCTTTGCGCTCGGCCGGCTGCAGGAGGCCGCGCTCAGCTACGAGACCCTGGCGCGGCTCCAGCCCAACCGCGCCGACGTCTGGAAAACGCTCGTGGCGCTCTATCTCGAAACCGGCGCCGTCGCGGAGGTCGAGCGCTGTGCGCGCCAGGCGCTGCGGGTGGAGACCGTTCCGGAGGACCGGGCGCGGCTCGAGGAGCTCCTCTCGGGGCTGGCCACCGCCCCGTAG
- a CDS encoding CBS domain-containing protein codes for MGEHDVKELDSESLRSFTRKLLGDLQALDLMLQHGAIESGVRRIGAEQELFLVDRGFSPAPIAMEMIEKIADEHYTTELARFNLEFNTDPLLFGGDCLQQMEKQLVDLLAKGRKAAHELDADVIMTGILQTLDISDLSLENMTPKPRYFALNEAMRRLRGSAYEFYIKGADELIIRHENVMVEACNTSFQAHFQVGPEEFASLYNLTQAVAGPVLAASCNSPLLFGRRLWRETRIALFQQSVDHRAAGLHLREQPSRVSFGRRWVDDSVLEIFREDIARFKVLLSADIDEDSLAMLRRNEVPNLKALRLHNGTIYRWTRPCYGISEGRPHLRIENRILPSGPSIVDEVANAAFWFGLLSGLSRVYPDIRKVMEFDTANENFVAAARLGLRAQFGWPGHQHIPADELILEELLPVARDGLKLKGIDAGDVDRYLGIVEERVRTKRTGAQWQLESLHALGGRGNRGERLGAITGAIIANQMTGLPVHQWPLASLEHAGGWEKHFGQIEQFMTTDIITTHADEAVELVANLMKWKKIRHIPVEDNEHRLIGIISQSGIVRLVAERTGDLGKGPIAVREVMSTEIVSVTPETATLEAISLMRKHGIGCLPVLKDGRLVGIVTEHDFLIIAGKLLEAELTSRP; via the coding sequence ATGGGCGAACACGACGTCAAAGAGCTGGACTCGGAATCTCTGCGCTCCTTCACCCGGAAGCTCCTGGGCGATCTGCAGGCGCTCGATCTGATGCTGCAGCACGGCGCCATCGAGAGTGGCGTCCGGCGGATCGGCGCCGAGCAGGAGCTCTTCCTCGTCGACCGCGGCTTCAGTCCGGCGCCGATCGCGATGGAGATGATCGAGAAGATCGCCGACGAGCACTACACGACCGAGCTCGCCCGCTTCAACCTCGAGTTCAACACCGATCCCCTGCTCTTCGGCGGCGACTGCCTGCAGCAGATGGAAAAGCAGCTGGTGGATCTGCTGGCCAAAGGCCGCAAGGCGGCTCACGAGCTCGATGCCGACGTCATCATGACCGGCATCCTGCAAACGCTCGACATCTCGGACCTGTCGCTCGAGAACATGACGCCCAAGCCGCGCTACTTCGCCCTCAACGAGGCGATGCGCCGGCTGCGTGGCAGCGCCTACGAGTTCTACATCAAGGGTGCCGACGAGCTCATCATCCGGCACGAGAACGTCATGGTCGAGGCCTGCAACACGAGCTTCCAGGCTCACTTCCAGGTCGGCCCCGAGGAGTTCGCCTCTCTCTACAACCTCACCCAGGCGGTCGCCGGGCCGGTGCTCGCGGCCTCGTGCAACTCGCCGCTGCTCTTCGGCCGACGGCTCTGGCGCGAGACACGCATCGCCCTCTTCCAGCAGTCGGTCGACCACCGCGCCGCGGGCCTCCATCTGCGGGAGCAGCCCTCCCGGGTCTCTTTCGGCCGACGATGGGTCGATGATTCGGTGCTCGAGATCTTCCGCGAGGACATCGCGCGCTTCAAAGTCCTGCTCTCGGCCGACATCGACGAGGACTCCCTCGCCATGCTGCGGCGCAACGAGGTCCCCAATCTCAAGGCGCTGCGGCTCCACAACGGCACCATCTATCGCTGGACCCGCCCCTGCTACGGCATTTCGGAGGGCCGCCCCCATCTGCGGATCGAGAACCGGATCCTGCCCTCCGGTCCGAGCATCGTGGACGAGGTCGCGAACGCCGCCTTCTGGTTCGGGCTGTTGTCCGGTCTGTCGCGCGTCTATCCCGACATCCGCAAGGTCATGGAGTTCGACACCGCGAACGAGAATTTCGTCGCCGCCGCCCGTCTCGGCCTGCGCGCCCAGTTCGGGTGGCCGGGTCATCAGCACATCCCCGCCGACGAGCTCATCCTCGAAGAGCTGCTGCCGGTAGCCCGCGATGGATTGAAGCTCAAGGGTATCGACGCCGGCGACGTCGACCGCTACCTCGGAATCGTCGAGGAGCGCGTTCGCACCAAGAGGACCGGAGCACAATGGCAGCTCGAGAGTCTTCATGCCCTGGGCGGACGCGGCAATCGCGGCGAGCGCCTTGGCGCCATCACCGGCGCGATCATCGCCAATCAGATGACCGGCCTGCCGGTGCATCAGTGGCCGCTCGCCAGCCTCGAGCACGCGGGAGGCTGGGAGAAGCACTTCGGGCAGATCGAGCAGTTCATGACCACCGACATCATCACGACCCACGCCGACGAGGCCGTCGAGCTGGTCGCCAATCTGATGAAGTGGAAGAAGATCCGGCACATTCCGGTCGAGGACAACGAGCACCGGCTGATCGGCATCATCTCGCAGAGCGGAATCGTTCGCCTGGTGGCTGAACGAACCGGCGATCTCGGCAAGGGCCCGATCGCAGTGCGGGAGGTCATGTCGACCGAGATCGTCTCGGTGACGCCCGAGACCGCAACGCTCGAGGCGATCAGCTTGATGCGCAAGCACGGCATCGGCTGCCTGCCGGTGCTCAAGGACGGCCGTCTGGTCGGTATCGTCACCGAGCACGACTTCCTGATCATCGCCGGGAAGCTCCTCGAAGCGGAGCTGACCTCCAGACCCTGA